The proteins below are encoded in one region of Oncorhynchus kisutch isolate 150728-3 linkage group LG14, Okis_V2, whole genome shotgun sequence:
- the LOC109904408 gene encoding gap junction alpha-9 protein-like → MGDWNFLGGILEEVHIHSTMVGKTWLTILFIFRMLALGVAAEGVWNDEQADFICNTEQPGCRNVCYDRAFPISLIRYWVLQVIFVSSPSLVYMGHAIYQLRALEKTRHTKKAALRRELEAVEVELIEVRRRIEREMRQLDLGKLNKAPLRGSLLQTYVAHIITRSVVEVGFMLCQYLLYGHHLDPLFKCKREPCPNVVDCFVSRPTEKNIFMMFMQGIAAVSLFLSLLEIMHLSYKKLKKGILAYQTHLKDDLDDYYVSKSKRNSVVQQVNMGATSVGPKPTIHTAQSGYTFLLEKQGNGPTYPLLNASSAFVPIQGDPGVKPGTDSHNTDSKEGVLPSPTEHNSNSNTSSEMTRSPYVDEPEDLVMHPRPYHMDPLPRHVDPLAHLPHHVGFNSQDSEYPGVDVSSCPTLSVIVRKPRRVSAPWNCSTVVEGNGSNSGDSYPGTIRMKPRCSLAASRARAFSKPDLKRMSRPHSPDSIGELRSVSRHSHDGNSPPVCSPNRHMSLASNATSRRAPGDPQI, encoded by the coding sequence ATGGGAGATTGGAACTTCCTCGGTGGGATCTTGGAGGAAGTGCATATCCACTCTACCATGGTGGGAAAGACCTGGCTGACCATCCTCTTCATCTTCCGGATGCTAGCACTTGGCGTTGCTGCAGAAGGCGTGTGGAACGATGAGCAGGCCGACTTCATCTGCAACACAGAACAGCCAGGGTGCCGCAATGTGTGCTACGACCGagccttccccatctctctcatccGCTACTGGGTTCTCCAGGTCATCTTCGTCTCCTCGCCCTCTCTGGTTTACATGGGCCACGCCATCTACCAGCTGCGAGCTCTGGAGAAGACGCGTCACACTAAGAAGGCGGCTCTGCGTCGGGAGCTGGAGGCGGTGGAAGTGGAGCTGATTGAGGTGCGGAGACGTATCGAGAGGGAGATGAGACAACTGGATCTGGGGAAGCTCAACAAGGCCCCACTGAGGGGGTCCCTGCTACAGACCTACGTGGCCCACATCATCACTCGGTCTGTGGTGGAGGTGGGCTTCATGCTGTGCCAGTACCTCCTTTATGGCCACCACCTGGACCCTCTATTTAAGTGCAAGAGGGAGCCCTGCCCAAATGTGGTGGACTGCTTTGTCTCCAGGCCCACGGAAAAAAACATATTCATGATGTTCATGCAGGGCATCGCTGCCGTGTCCCTCTTCCTCAGCCTCTTGGAGATCATGCACCTGAGCTACAAGAAGCTCAAGAAGGGCATCCTGGCCTATCAaacacatctcaaggatgacctgGATGACTACTATGTTAGCAAGTCCAAAAGAAACTCTGTTGTGCAACAGGTTAACATGGGGGCCACCTCTGTGGGCCCCAAGCCTACTATCCACACAGCACAGAGTGGGTACACATTCCTGCTGGAGAAGCAGGGTAATGGACCCACGTATCCCCTCCTCAATGCCTCTTCTGCCTTTGTTCCCATTCAGGGGGACCCTGGAGTCAAGCCAGGTACTGACAgccacaatacagacagtaaggaGGGAGTGTTGCCAAGTCCTACTGAGCACAACAGCAACTCAAACACCAGCAGTGAGATGACTCGGTCTCCCTATGTGGATGAGCCAGAGGACCTTGTCATGCACCCTCGACCCTATCACATGGATCCTCTACCCCGCCACGTAGATCCTCTCGCCCATCTCCCCCACCATGTGGGCTTCAATTCACAGGACTCCGAGTACCCCGGGGTAGATGTCTCCTCATGTCCGACCCTTTCGGTCATTGTGAGGAAACCACGACGGGTCAGTGCCCCATGGAACTGTTCCACAGTGGTGGAAGGGAATGGCTCAAATAGTGGGGACTCCTACCCTGGGACAATAAGAATGAAGCCACGCTGCAGCTTAGCTGCCAGCCGAGCCAGGGCCTTCTCTAAGCCGGACCTCAAGAGAATGAGCAGACCTCATAGCCCAGACTCAATAGGAGAGCTGAGGTCTGTGTCCCGGCACAGCCACGATGGCAACAGTCCTCCTGTCTGCTCTCCCAACCGCCATATGTCATTGGCAAGTAACGCCACAAGCAGACGAGCTCCAGGCGACCCGCAGATCTAA
- the LOC109903435 gene encoding akirin-1, protein MACGATLKRSIEFEALHSPQSPKRRRCNPLPGTPVNPSPKRCNLLSATGDSSMSPQSTCGGEHRLTPEQIVQNLRQEYSRYQRRCQLEEAFNQSESQTPSDGPGQSSGFMAPSSPSGVSMKRDQPCFTLRQVGSLCERILKDHEETICEEYEQILNTKLAEQYESFVKFTHDQIMRQYSARPSSYVS, encoded by the exons ATGGCGTGCGGAGCTACTTTGAAGCGTTCAATTGAGTTTGAGGCCCTTCACAGCCCTCAATCTCCAAAACGGCGAAGGTGCAACCCTCTGCCAGGGACCCCAGTCAACCCCTCGCCAAAGCGGTGTAACCTGCTTTCTGCTACCGGTGACAGTTCGATGTCTCCCCAATCAACTTGTGGAGGAGAACATAGACTTACCCCAG AGCAGATCGTCCAGAATCTTAGGCAAGAATATAGCCGTTACCAGCGACGGTGCCAACTTGAGGAGGCCTTCAACCAGAGTGAGTCCCAGACTCCAAGTGATGGCCCAGGACAAAGCTCTGGTTTCATGGCACCAAGCTCCCCATCAG GAGTGTCTATGAAGAGGGACCAGCCCTGCTTCACATTGCGCCAGGTAGGCTCCCTGTGTGAACGAATCCTCAAAGACCACGAGGAGACCATCTGTGAAGAGTATGAACAGATCCTGAACACTAAGCTGGCGG AACAATATGAATCGTTTGTGAAGTTCACACATGACCAGATCATGCGACAATATAGCGCTAGACCCTCCAGCT ATGTCTCATGA
- the LOC109904670 gene encoding c-Myc-binding protein-like, with the protein MSYYRGSESKREQFRRYLEKAGVLDTLTNVLVALYEETEKPNNALDFLKHHLGVAGVETADAETLSLGVSELQQKCDLLMEENKELRKRLLQYEPTPEDGAAE; encoded by the exons ATGTCCTATTACAGA GGTTCTGAATCTAAGAGGGAACAATTTCGAAGGTATCTCGAAAAAGCGGGTGTTCTTGACACTCTCACCAATG TGTTGGTGGCCCTATACGAAGAGACAGAGAAACCTAATAATGCTTTGGA CTTTCTAAAGCATCACCTTGGTGTGGCTGGTGTGGAGACAGCAGATGCCGAGACCCTCAGTTTGGGGGTGTCTGAGCTACAGCAGAAGTGTGATCTGCTCATGGAGGAAAACAAAGAACTCAGAAAGAGG CTTCTGCAGTATGAACCAACACCTGAGGATGGAGCAGCGGAGTAA